One stretch of candidate division WOR-3 bacterium DNA includes these proteins:
- a CDS encoding BCAM0308 family protein, translated as MPVKRSSERSSPRPKLADPYLLSKAYSEPTICPTCGLVYHKKRWLRDEHIRTEIEKIAEKHKCPACRKIEDHYVMGLVTITGTFVLPNKNEIVNIIRNQEKKESLRNPLARIMSLNNKENLITVETTVENLAITIGKALENAYHGELKISFSDNEKLVRVYWHRDLESKKKTTK; from the coding sequence ATGCCAGTAAAAAGAAGTTCTGAACGGTCAAGTCCAAGACCAAAACTTGCTGACCCTTATCTTTTATCTAAAGCATATTCGGAGCCAACAATCTGCCCCACTTGCGGTTTAGTCTATCATAAGAAACGATGGCTTCGTGATGAACATATTAGAACAGAAATAGAAAAGATTGCGGAGAAACATAAATGCCCTGCCTGCCGAAAAATTGAAGACCATTATGTGATGGGTTTAGTTACCATAACCGGCACATTTGTTTTGCCGAATAAAAACGAAATCGTTAATATTATTCGGAATCAAGAAAAGAAAGAATCTTTGCGGAATCCCTTAGCCCGAATTATGAGTCTAAATAACAAGGAAAATCTAATTACGGTTGAGACGACCGTAGAAAATTTAGCAATTACCATTGGTAAAGCGTTGGAAAATGCTTACCATGGCGAGTTAAAAATAAGTTTCAGCGACAATGAAAAATTGGTTAGAGTCTATTGGCATCGCGACTTAGAATCAAAAAAGAAAACAACCAAATGA
- a CDS encoding HypC/HybG/HupF family hydrogenase formation chaperone has protein sequence MCLAIPARIISIKGDTAIVDVWGVQREANLMLCPEAKVNDYIIMHAGFAIQVLDKKDAEETLRMLKEFENLT, from the coding sequence ATGTGTTTAGCGATTCCGGCTCGGATTATTTCGATAAAAGGCGATACCGCAATTGTTGATGTTTGGGGTGTCCAGCGCGAAGCCAATCTTATGCTTTGTCCTGAAGCCAAGGTCAATGATTATATAATCATGCATGCAGGCTTTGCAATTCAGGTCTTAGACAAAAAAGATGCTGAAGAGACCTTAAGAATGTTAAAAGAATTCGAAAATCTCACTTAA
- the ispH gene encoding 4-hydroxy-3-methylbut-2-enyl diphosphate reductase, with product MQIAENKPQMTIHIAEPTGFCFGVKRAIHLALQGLKTRPQAQNKGIVYTLGPIIHNQSVVNQLRQSGIKTAPNLSYLKRIKPAQRKTSVVVIRSHGVAPGVINRIEKLGYKIIDATCPYVKRIQNIALKLKKENFLTVIIGDKRHPEVKGILGYAQPFSIVFSKNQDLFRIIRQAQNCGRKIGVVGQTTLPIEYFQKAVKILNNTDKLQEIRVYNTLCKEALTRQRLCQKLSRSSDIMIVVGGKNSANTQHLVEIAQKFCPRVYQVAEPEEINPNWFKDLGGVSYNKFTQTYKAPLYFKKPQERQRVNSPSYKNSGHIDQLKVGVVAGTSTPCELVLAIVDKIKTSGTSEIYTLAKVAKTTAKEALDDYGK from the coding sequence ATGCAGATAGCAGAAAACAAACCGCAAATGACAATTCACATTGCTGAACCTACGGGCTTCTGTTTTGGTGTCAAACGGGCAATCCATTTAGCGCTCCAAGGATTAAAAACCAGACCGCAGGCACAGAACAAAGGCATAGTTTATACTTTAGGACCGATTATTCATAACCAATCTGTAGTTAACCAGCTGCGGCAATCAGGTATCAAGACCGCACCCAATCTCTCTTATCTTAAACGTATTAAACCCGCACAACGAAAAACATCAGTTGTTGTGATTCGGTCGCATGGCGTAGCACCTGGTGTTATTAACCGTATTGAAAAACTCGGATATAAAATCATCGATGCCACCTGTCCTTATGTAAAAAGAATACAAAATATTGCACTTAAATTAAAAAAGGAGAATTTTTTAACTGTTATAATTGGTGATAAAAGACATCCGGAAGTCAAAGGTATTTTAGGATATGCTCAGCCTTTTAGTATCGTTTTTAGTAAAAATCAAGATCTGTTCCGGATAATCCGCCAAGCACAAAATTGTGGAAGAAAAATTGGGGTTGTAGGACAAACAACGCTACCTATTGAATATTTTCAAAAAGCGGTTAAAATATTAAATAATACTGATAAGTTACAGGAGATACGAGTGTATAACACTTTATGCAAAGAAGCCTTAACACGACAACGGCTTTGTCAGAAATTGTCTCGAAGTTCTGATATTATGATTGTGGTTGGTGGTAAGAATAGCGCTAATACGCAACATCTGGTTGAAATTGCTCAAAAGTTTTGCCCTCGGGTTTATCAGGTTGCTGAACCCGAGGAAATAAACCCAAATTGGTTTAAGGATTTAGGAGGTGTCAGTTATAATAAATTCACTCAAACTTATAAAGCACCTTTGTATTTTAAAAAGCCTCAAGAACGACAAAGGGTTAACTCCCCTAGTTATAAAAACTCTGGTCATATCGACCAACTAAAAGTTGGCGTTGTTGCTGGAACTTCAACGCCCTGCGAGTTAGTGCTCGCGATTGTAGATAAAATTAAAACCAGCGGTACGTCAGAAATTTACACCCTGGCCAAAGTGGCCAAGACTACAGCCAAGGAGGCATTAGACGACTATGGAAAATAA
- a CDS encoding 1-acyl-sn-glycerol-3-phosphate acyltransferase, with translation MKWRWRLGQIIAYPLAKILFGLKVIGQEYLIRNQAQILVANHRSHLDPFVIAVASKQEIYFMAKKELFQISRFFSWLIKFWNAIPISRQEEFAHSTLKIISGLLQKHKTILVFPEGTRNKSLSFNQLLPFKLGASYLSIVNQVPIVPVAVKGVREIWQGRLSALIDKDIARIKKVQKNNKCQRIVVQFGKPIFPSGYTKSKYDYESLTQKIKQSIEELLVK, from the coding sequence ATGAAATGGCGATGGCGATTAGGTCAAATTATAGCATATCCGCTTGCCAAAATTTTATTTGGGCTCAAGGTTATTGGACAAGAATATTTAATAAGAAATCAAGCACAAATTTTAGTTGCCAACCATCGTTCTCACTTAGACCCATTTGTTATTGCGGTTGCCAGTAAACAAGAGATTTATTTTATGGCGAAAAAGGAATTGTTTCAAATTTCCCGTTTTTTCAGTTGGCTCATAAAATTCTGGAACGCCATCCCAATTTCTCGTCAAGAAGAATTTGCCCATTCCACTCTCAAAATTATTTCTGGTCTTTTACAAAAACACAAAACCATTCTGGTCTTTCCTGAAGGCACACGAAATAAATCGCTTTCATTCAATCAATTGTTGCCATTTAAATTGGGTGCGAGTTATTTATCCATCGTAAATCAAGTGCCAATAGTTCCCGTTGCAGTTAAAGGTGTCCGAGAAATCTGGCAAGGTCGCCTCTCTGCATTGATTGACAAAGATATTGCCCGGATTAAAAAGGTTCAGAAAAACAACAAATGTCAGCGCATTGTTGTTCAATTTGGCAAACCAATTTTTCCTTCAGGCTACACAAAATCTAAATATGATTATGAATCTTTAACTCAAAAAATTAAACAGAGCATTGAAGAATTATTAGTAAAATGA
- the groES gene encoding co-chaperone GroES, translated as MKLKPLQDRVLVQRIEEEVKKGGIIIPDTAKEKPQQGKVIAVGPGRLDEKGNRIPMEVKKGDIVLFGKYSGNEVKIDDNEYLIMREDDILAIVEKEK; from the coding sequence ATGAAGTTAAAACCACTCCAAGACCGTGTTTTAGTGCAACGTATTGAAGAAGAAGTAAAAAAAGGCGGTATCATCATTCCGGATACTGCCAAAGAAAAACCACAACAAGGTAAAGTGATTGCAGTTGGTCCTGGTCGACTTGACGAGAAAGGCAATCGAATTCCGATGGAAGTGAAAAAAGGTGACATCGTGCTTTTTGGCAAATACTCTGGAAACGAAGTCAAAATTGACGACAATGAATATCTCATTATGCGCGAAGACGATATTTTAGCGATTGTCGAAAAAGAGAAATAA
- a CDS encoding ARMT1-like domain-containing protein — translation MQSEPQCIPCVLKQCERVVEVVWANDSFRQQLQANYAEKEQLLSQIRHQALEITSRLSLQDPPSKFTSQVLKEIYQVLNLNDPFEFIKKAQNDLGRNIYPVALKEIKNSPDPLHLAISFSACGNIIDVGPADIYSVHNQNISLIEEICSLAQQRFAIDDYKIFKEKFRTAENILYILDNAGEIYLDKLLLERLKGPELIIAVKTAPILNDALKNDAVVAGLDGIGKIITVTEDKNCRFLGVDFSCTSEVFNAIFDSADMVIAKGHANFESLVDCERDCFFILMAKCPVVAQKLGVKIKDRVLYYSPIKSD, via the coding sequence ATGCAATCTGAACCTCAATGTATACCTTGTGTACTGAAACAATGTGAGCGAGTCGTAGAAGTTGTCTGGGCTAATGATTCATTTCGGCAACAGTTACAAGCAAATTATGCCGAAAAAGAGCAGTTATTATCCCAAATAAGGCACCAGGCTTTAGAAATTACCTCCCGTTTATCCTTACAAGACCCGCCGAGTAAATTTACCTCACAAGTGCTTAAAGAAATCTATCAGGTCTTAAATCTTAATGACCCCTTTGAATTTATTAAGAAGGCACAAAACGACCTTGGTCGGAATATCTATCCGGTCGCTCTAAAGGAAATAAAAAACTCTCCTGACCCTTTACACTTAGCAATAAGTTTTTCCGCTTGCGGCAATATTATTGATGTTGGTCCGGCAGATATTTATTCAGTTCATAACCAAAACATTTCTCTGATTGAGGAAATTTGTTCTTTAGCCCAACAGCGTTTTGCCATTGACGACTATAAGATATTTAAGGAGAAGTTTCGCACCGCAGAAAACATCTTGTATATTTTAGATAATGCTGGCGAAATCTACCTGGATAAACTGCTGTTAGAAAGGTTGAAAGGACCAGAACTAATTATTGCGGTCAAAACCGCTCCCATTCTTAATGACGCATTAAAAAATGATGCGGTCGTAGCAGGATTAGATGGTATCGGTAAGATTATTACTGTAACTGAAGATAAAAATTGTCGGTTTTTAGGTGTTGATTTCTCTTGCACTTCCGAAGTCTTTAACGCTATCTTTGATTCCGCAGATATGGTCATTGCTAAAGGCCATGCCAATTTTGAGTCATTAGTCGATTGTGAACGTGATTGCTTTTTTATTCTTATGGCAAAGTGCCCGGTCGTAGCGCAAAAATTGGGTGTTAAAATCAAAGACCGGGTGCTTTATTATTCACCCATTAAATCCGATTAA
- a CDS encoding PDZ domain-containing protein, protein MLNSIRVLVALLIIFLSINIIPIYGQCGNCQKCDEHLSEKQMNHSKHEKTIEVEKKVIAVSEPRGFLGVGTREENGKLVVQSVAPNSPAQIAGIKENDIILEINGIPMHSPDDLIRFIQNTKPKEIIHLKLLSSDGEKTIDVKLGEVPSQKLKMKTKLKMRSESYGAGYFGPGFVFFNYDNINTVFTNYHIESAQKSQFVFGGGGWGQIGRTRLGGWGIGGSQSVNSESIYVELSYGAGFFEVGYLLINAPTIKLSPLIGIGGGGLSLKIKSRGYNPLTFNNVLTAPGGVAKVSKGGLTLFSGLAIDIPIGFVGLTLKGGYLLTPTQSAWIVEDFNEIQGPQFNLKGPFITVSIMFGGINKRK, encoded by the coding sequence ATGTTAAACTCTATAAGAGTGTTAGTTGCTTTACTAATAATATTTCTCAGCATAAATATCATTCCAATTTATGGACAATGTGGTAACTGTCAAAAGTGTGACGAGCATTTGTCAGAAAAACAAATGAACCATTCGAAACACGAAAAAACGATTGAAGTTGAAAAGAAAGTTATTGCAGTATCTGAACCGCGAGGGTTTTTAGGAGTAGGAACCCGAGAAGAGAATGGGAAATTAGTCGTTCAAAGTGTCGCTCCTAATAGTCCTGCCCAAATCGCTGGAATCAAAGAAAACGATATTATCCTTGAAATCAACGGAATACCAATGCATTCACCTGATGATTTAATCCGATTTATTCAGAACACCAAACCAAAAGAAATAATTCATCTTAAACTTCTATCATCAGATGGCGAAAAGACCATTGATGTTAAATTAGGTGAAGTTCCCAGTCAAAAGCTGAAAATGAAAACAAAACTAAAAATGCGCTCCGAGAGTTATGGTGCCGGATATTTCGGACCGGGTTTTGTCTTTTTTAATTATGATAATATAAATACGGTTTTCACAAATTATCACATTGAGTCTGCGCAAAAATCGCAATTTGTCTTTGGCGGTGGTGGTTGGGGACAAATCGGCAGGACTAGACTTGGCGGTTGGGGAATCGGTGGTTCTCAATCTGTAAATAGTGAATCGATTTATGTGGAACTATCTTATGGTGCTGGATTTTTTGAGGTTGGCTATTTGCTCATAAATGCACCAACCATCAAACTAAGTCCTCTAATTGGAATTGGTGGTGGCGGTCTTTCCCTAAAAATTAAATCCCGAGGTTATAATCCATTAACTTTTAATAATGTGTTAACAGCCCCTGGCGGTGTTGCGAAAGTTTCCAAAGGCGGTCTAACATTATTTTCTGGCTTAGCCATTGATATTCCAATTGGTTTTGTCGGCTTAACCCTCAAAGGCGGTTATTTGCTAACACCAACTCAAAGTGCTTGGATTGTCGAAGATTTTAATGAAATCCAAGGTCCGCAGTTTAATCTTAAAGGTCCATTTATAACCGTATCAATAATGTTCGGCGGAATTAATAAACGTAAGTAA
- the cmk gene encoding (d)CMP kinase: protein MNRPIIVAIDGTAGSGKSTTARGAAQKLGFAYLNTGTMYRILTYKIIQEKIDYKDINALQKFLDQTSLDFTESINSRQVIIDGKDITSLIRSKEVDDLVSLISAIPQVREKMVKEQRRIAQNKNIIVEGRDIGSVVFPDADLKFYLDCSLEQRALRRQKESFAQGTPIAKQEVEKNLKARDHLDSTRKVSPLQKLPDAIYIDTTNLTIEEEIQLVVDKIKDYLERNQDTK, encoded by the coding sequence ATGAATCGGCCAATAATTGTTGCTATTGATGGCACTGCTGGTTCAGGTAAAAGCACGACTGCCCGTGGTGCTGCTCAAAAATTAGGATTTGCCTATCTGAACACGGGCACAATGTATCGAATTTTGACCTATAAAATTATCCAAGAGAAAATTGACTATAAAGATATTAACGCCCTGCAGAAATTTTTAGACCAAACCTCGCTTGATTTTACCGAAAGTATAAACTCCCGTCAGGTTATTATCGATGGTAAAGATATAACGAGTTTAATTCGAAGTAAAGAGGTTGATGATTTAGTTTCCTTGATTTCAGCCATACCGCAAGTCCGAGAAAAGATGGTTAAAGAACAACGACGGATTGCCCAAAATAAGAATATTATCGTTGAAGGGCGGGATATTGGTAGCGTTGTCTTTCCTGATGCCGACTTAAAGTTTTATTTAGACTGTTCTTTGGAACAACGGGCGTTACGACGACAAAAAGAATCTTTTGCCCAGGGCACACCGATAGCCAAACAAGAAGTAGAAAAGAATCTTAAAGCACGCGACCATTTAGATAGCACTCGTAAAGTCAGTCCATTACAGAAATTACCAGATGCAATCTATATTGATACGACTAATTTAACGATTGAAGAAGAAATTCAACTGGTGGTCGATAAAATAAAAGATTATTTGGAAAGAAATCAAGATACAAAATGA
- the groL gene encoding chaperonin GroEL (60 kDa chaperone family; promotes refolding of misfolded polypeptides especially under stressful conditions; forms two stacked rings of heptamers to form a barrel-shaped 14mer; ends can be capped by GroES; misfolded proteins enter the barrel where they are refolded when GroES binds), with protein sequence MPAKDLKFSEEARKAMLKGASILADAVKVTLGPRGHNVVIEKKWGAPTVTKDGVTVAKEIELEDKFENMGAQMVKEVASKTSDVAGDGTTTATILAEAIFREGLKVVAAGANSMAVKRGIDKAVEKVVEELKRISKKTSGRNEIAQVASLAANNDTSIGNLIADAMEKVGKEGVITVEEAKSMETTLEVVEGMQFDRGYLSPYFITNPDKMECVLEDCYILLYEKKISSARDLLPLLEKVAQKGKPILIIAEEVEGEALATLVVNKIRGTLQCCAVKAPGYGERRRAMLEDIAILTNGRLISEDVGIKLENVAITDLGMAKRVTIDKENTTIVEGAGSKKEIQARIEQIRKQIEETKSDYDKEKLQERLAKLAGGVAVINVGAATEVEMKQKKALVEDALHATRAAVEEGVVPGGGVALVRCIPALEKMKLPGDEQIGVDIVKKALEAPLRQLAENAGIEGSIVFDKVKNESTNMGFNVETLKYEDMFESGVIDPTKVTRVALQNAASVASLLITTEAAIVEIPEKEKAPPMPAGGGYGEY encoded by the coding sequence ATGCCAGCAAAAGATTTGAAATTTAGCGAAGAAGCCCGTAAAGCAATGCTTAAAGGTGCTTCAATTTTAGCGGACGCAGTTAAAGTGACACTCGGTCCGCGCGGTCATAATGTCGTTATCGAAAAGAAATGGGGTGCGCCAACTGTTACTAAAGATGGAGTGACGGTGGCAAAAGAAATTGAACTGGAAGATAAGTTTGAAAATATGGGTGCGCAGATGGTTAAAGAAGTGGCATCGAAAACCTCAGATGTTGCTGGTGACGGTACTACTACGGCAACCATTTTGGCTGAAGCCATTTTCCGTGAAGGACTGAAGGTCGTTGCGGCTGGTGCCAACTCTATGGCAGTAAAACGCGGTATTGATAAAGCAGTCGAAAAAGTTGTTGAAGAATTAAAACGAATTTCGAAAAAGACCAGTGGCCGAAATGAGATTGCTCAAGTAGCATCGCTGGCTGCTAATAACGACACTTCTATCGGTAATTTAATTGCGGATGCAATGGAAAAAGTCGGCAAAGAAGGTGTCATCACGGTCGAAGAAGCCAAAAGTATGGAAACAACTCTTGAAGTGGTAGAAGGGATGCAATTTGACCGCGGTTATCTGTCACCCTATTTTATCACTAATCCGGATAAAATGGAATGCGTCTTAGAAGACTGCTATATTTTATTATACGAAAAGAAAATTTCATCTGCCCGCGATTTATTGCCGTTACTGGAAAAAGTTGCCCAAAAAGGAAAACCAATTTTAATTATTGCTGAAGAAGTCGAAGGTGAGGCATTGGCAACTTTAGTTGTCAATAAGATTCGTGGTACCCTTCAGTGCTGTGCAGTTAAGGCGCCGGGCTATGGTGAGCGACGCCGAGCCATGCTGGAAGATATTGCAATTTTGACAAATGGTCGACTTATCTCAGAAGATGTTGGGATTAAATTAGAAAATGTTGCGATTACTGACTTAGGTATGGCAAAACGGGTTACTATCGACAAAGAGAATACTACGATTGTTGAAGGCGCTGGTTCTAAGAAAGAAATCCAAGCCCGTATTGAGCAAATTCGCAAACAAATTGAAGAAACCAAATCGGATTATGACAAAGAAAAACTTCAAGAGCGTTTAGCAAAACTCGCTGGTGGTGTTGCAGTGATTAATGTCGGTGCGGCAACCGAAGTCGAAATGAAACAGAAAAAAGCACTTGTAGAAGATGCATTACATGCTACTCGCGCGGCGGTTGAAGAAGGTGTTGTGCCTGGTGGTGGAGTTGCACTGGTCCGTTGTATTCCCGCTTTAGAGAAAATGAAATTACCCGGTGATGAGCAAATTGGTGTTGACATTGTTAAGAAAGCATTAGAAGCGCCGTTAAGACAACTGGCTGAAAATGCCGGAATCGAAGGTTCGATCGTGTTCGATAAAGTTAAAAACGAATCTACTAATATGGGTTTCAATGTGGAGACGCTTAAATATGAAGATATGTTTGAATCAGGCGTGATTGACCCGACTAAAGTTACTCGAGTTGCGCTCCAGAATGCCGCGTCAGTAGCATCGCTCTTAATTACTACTGAAGCTGCAATTGTCGAAATTCCAGAAAAAGAAAAAGCGCCACCAATGCCTGCCGGTGGCGGATACGGCGAATATTAA
- a CDS encoding ABC transporter permease, which yields MREYARTNQINPGGNYAFFREPIGAFFTFVFPLILLFLFGSVWGNKPTPFFGGFGYVDILVPAYTSALIATNGLMTLAITKAVYCEYKILRRFQATPIKPIIVLTAQVIMLFAMTILGTGLMIVVVKIVYGLRFAGIVFYLFAGYLLSCQSLFSLGSVIAGLLPTARTAQIVAMALFYPMLFLSGATIPRQILPLSVRKVAKVQPLTHVVNLLRGLWVGENWNKHITSVSFLLIPLIICITISAKTFRWE from the coding sequence GTGAGAGAATATGCGCGCACTAATCAAATTAACCCGGGTGGAAATTATGCCTTTTTCCGTGAGCCGATTGGCGCATTTTTTACCTTTGTTTTTCCTTTAATCCTCCTTTTTTTATTCGGTAGCGTTTGGGGCAATAAACCAACACCATTTTTTGGTGGATTTGGCTATGTTGATATATTAGTGCCCGCATATACCTCAGCGCTGATTGCAACTAATGGACTTATGACATTGGCGATTACAAAGGCAGTGTACTGCGAGTATAAAATCTTACGCCGATTTCAAGCAACACCAATTAAACCAATAATAGTGCTTACTGCACAAGTCATTATGTTATTTGCAATGACAATATTAGGCACTGGATTAATGATTGTTGTGGTAAAAATAGTATATGGTTTGAGATTTGCCGGCATTGTCTTTTATCTGTTTGCAGGATATTTGTTAAGTTGTCAGAGTCTTTTTTCCTTAGGTTCTGTCATTGCTGGATTGTTACCAACCGCGCGGACTGCTCAAATTGTCGCAATGGCACTTTTTTATCCGATGTTATTTCTTTCTGGCGCAACAATTCCCCGACAAATCCTGCCGCTTTCGGTTCGCAAGGTTGCTAAAGTTCAACCTTTAACTCATGTCGTTAATTTACTTCGTGGATTATGGGTTGGAGAAAACTGGAACAAACACATAACCTCAGTTAGCTTTTTACTAATTCCCTTAATTATCTGCATTACCATATCTGCCAAAACTTTTCGTTGGGAATGA
- a CDS encoding 30S ribosomal protein S1 gives MENNIPTNLHQRPNPPETGVPEVSKPGLGRSEKGADTQQINRVRKIYEEAFPTLKEGEIVKGKIIRCTEDSVFIDLGLKSEAVVPINEFSPTDVLSEGNDVLVYLEALEGIDGLPIISKKKADALIAWTEIENKAQSQDIITAKVIKKVTGGLLVEVFGQEAFLPGSQIELKPVYNPDEYIGKLLEVKIISVNPKKRNIVVSRRKILEEKLDEARRRVFSTIKVGDIVEGTVTNLTDFGAFVDIDGVPALLHISDMSWDRITNPAEVLKKGDHIKIKVLTVNPENYRITVGLKQLTKHPWEEIEQRYPIGSKVKGKVTTIAEYGVLVELEKNLEGFIHTSELSWNKSIQHPSQLLKVGDEVEAMVLAVDRELRRISLGLKQTTPDPWSTIEERFQIGEKITGRITALKPFGAFVEIEPGIEGLIRNNDLSWTKRVRHPGEIVKKNQKIEAIILDIDKENRQIALGLKQTKEDPFYRLSKEYKPGDQISARIVDISKTGIIVNLPYGIEGYVPKTQLIEKLGKKDSKYQIGNSLDLKITRIDFENRRIGLSEKALAILEEVATDREVPSEEAVQSLVTEKTSRRRPKEEDFPKRDEVKFTFEDHLPPDDLELKLRKKRKSKHKKEENSTKTSEFEEMN, from the coding sequence ATGGAAAATAATATCCCAACCAATTTACACCAACGACCCAATCCTCCTGAAACGGGCGTGCCTGAAGTGAGTAAGCCCGGTTTGGGAAGATCCGAGAAAGGAGCAGATACACAACAAATAAATCGTGTAAGAAAAATATATGAAGAAGCCTTTCCCACCTTAAAAGAAGGTGAAATTGTAAAAGGTAAAATTATTCGCTGTACTGAAGATTCAGTATTTATTGACTTAGGACTTAAATCGGAAGCAGTCGTGCCGATAAACGAATTTTCCCCAACAGATGTCCTCAGTGAAGGTAACGATGTTTTAGTATATTTAGAAGCCTTAGAAGGCATTGATGGCTTGCCTATAATCTCTAAGAAAAAAGCCGATGCGTTAATCGCCTGGACCGAAATCGAAAATAAAGCCCAGTCACAAGACATCATTACCGCAAAGGTTATTAAAAAAGTAACAGGTGGATTATTAGTTGAAGTTTTTGGGCAAGAAGCATTTTTACCTGGTTCCCAAATTGAATTAAAACCGGTTTATAATCCTGATGAGTATATTGGTAAATTGCTTGAAGTTAAAATCATCTCGGTAAATCCGAAAAAACGCAATATTGTTGTTTCGCGGCGCAAAATTTTAGAAGAAAAATTAGATGAAGCCCGTAGACGGGTCTTCTCAACAATTAAAGTTGGTGATATTGTTGAAGGCACTGTCACCAATCTTACGGATTTCGGCGCATTTGTTGACATTGACGGCGTCCCGGCTTTACTCCACATTTCGGATATGTCTTGGGACCGAATCACTAATCCGGCCGAAGTGCTCAAAAAAGGTGACCATATTAAAATAAAAGTCCTAACCGTTAATCCGGAAAATTACCGCATCACCGTCGGTCTCAAACAATTAACCAAACATCCCTGGGAAGAAATTGAACAACGCTATCCCATTGGGTCTAAAGTAAAAGGCAAAGTTACAACTATTGCGGAATATGGCGTGTTAGTTGAACTGGAAAAGAACTTAGAAGGTTTCATTCATACCAGCGAACTTTCATGGAATAAATCAATCCAACATCCATCTCAGTTATTAAAAGTCGGTGATGAAGTGGAAGCAATGGTTTTGGCAGTTGACCGTGAATTAAGACGCATCTCATTAGGCTTAAAACAAACCACCCCCGACCCGTGGTCAACAATTGAAGAACGCTTTCAGATCGGCGAAAAAATAACTGGTCGGATAACTGCGCTTAAACCTTTTGGCGCCTTTGTCGAAATTGAACCCGGCATTGAAGGATTAATTAGAAATAACGACTTGTCCTGGACCAAACGAGTACGTCATCCAGGTGAAATTGTTAAGAAAAACCAAAAAATTGAAGCCATTATTTTAGATATTGATAAAGAAAATCGCCAAATTGCATTGGGTCTAAAGCAGACCAAAGAAGACCCATTTTATCGGTTAAGTAAAGAATACAAACCTGGCGACCAGATTAGTGCCCGTATTGTCGATATTTCCAAAACTGGCATTATTGTCAATTTGCCGTATGGCATAGAAGGATATGTCCCTAAAACCCAACTAATAGAAAAACTGGGTAAAAAAGATTCTAAATACCAAATTGGTAATTCTCTTGACCTAAAAATCACTCGGATCGATTTTGAAAACCGACGCATCGGACTTTCGGAAAAAGCATTAGCGATATTAGAAGAAGTCGCTACCGACAGAGAAGTTCCTTCTGAAGAAGCAGTTCAATCCTTAGTAACTGAAAAAACCAGTCGTCGCCGGCCAAAAGAAGAAGATTTTCCTAAAAGGGATGAAGTAAAGTTTACATTCGAAGACCACCTTCCGCCAGATGATTTAGAACTTAAACTTCGCAAAAAAAGAAAATCTAAACATAAAAAAGAAGAAAATTCGACTAAGACCTCTGAGTTCGAAGAAATGAATTAA
- a CDS encoding zinc ribbon domain-containing protein — MPTYEYECETCHHKFEEFQKITDKPLRKCPQCGNKVRRLISAGVGLIFKGSGFYITDYKKQNSSQEKKTSPAFDKKDNSAESKKD; from the coding sequence ATGCCGACATACGAATACGAATGTGAAACTTGTCATCACAAGTTTGAAGAGTTTCAGAAAATAACTGATAAACCATTAAGAAAATGTCCACAATGCGGTAATAAAGTTAGAAGGCTAATCTCGGCTGGAGTTGGTTTGATTTTCAAAGGTAGTGGTTTTTATATTACGGATTATAAAAAACAAAATTCTTCGCAAGAGAAAAAAACTTCACCTGCGTTCGATAAAAAAGACAATTCTGCTGAGAGTAAGAAAGATTAA